The Bacteroides fragilis NCTC 9343 genome includes the window AATGATCGAATTGTAACCGCCAAACGATGAATACAATAACAGAAGAAGAAGCGTTAAATCGCATGGCTGCCTATTGTTCCGCAGCCGAACATTGTAAAGCCGAAGTGAATGAAAAACTCCAGAAATGGGGCTTACCTTATGAAGTGATTAACCGAATCATCGATCGTCTTGTTGTCGAGAAGTTTATTGATGAAGAACGTTATTGCAGAGCGTTTGTCAACGATAAGTTCCGTTTTGCCAAATGGGGTAAAATGAAGATTACACAAGCTCTGTATATGAAAAAAATTCCTCGTGAGGTAACTTACAGGTATCTGAATGACATTGACCGGGAAGAATATCTTGCGATTTTAGGAGATCTGATAGCAGCAAAACGTAAAAGTATACATGCCAAAGATGAATTCGAGCTGAATGGGAAATTGATTCGTTTTGCCATGAGTAGAGGATTTGAAATGGACGATATCCGTCGCTGTGTGCAGGTAGAAGAAGAGTAAGTGACAAATAACAAAAAAATAATACGGATTCTTCTTTTTAGTCTCGTTCCATTTCCGTATTTTTGCATCCTGTAATTATCATAGTTAGTTTAGTTATGAAAAATTTAGAGAGATTATTCGCCGAGAAGTTGTTGAAGATTAAAGCTATTAAGCTTCAACCGGCAAATCCGTTTACATGGGCTTCCGGATGGAAATCACCGTTTTACTGCGACAATCGTAAAACCCTTTCTTATCCTTCTCTTCGTAGTTTTGTTAAGTTCGAGATTACACGTTTGGTTCTGGAACGTTTCGGACAGGTAGATGCTATTGCCGGAGTTGCGACGGGGGCTATCCCTCAAGGGGCTTTAGTGGCTGATGCATTGAATCTTCCGTTTGTGTATGTTCGCTCTACCCCGAAAGACCATGGTCTGGAAAATCTTATCGAAGGCGAACTTCGTCCGGGAATGAAAGTCGTTGTTGTGGAAGATTTAATCTCTACCGGTGGAAGCAGTTTAAAAGCTGTAGAAGCTATTCGTCGGGATGGTTGCGAAGTTATTGGTATGGTAGCTGCTTATACTTACGG containing:
- a CDS encoding regulatory protein RecX, translating into MNTITEEEALNRMAAYCSAAEHCKAEVNEKLQKWGLPYEVINRIIDRLVVEKFIDEERYCRAFVNDKFRFAKWGKMKITQALYMKKIPREVTYRYLNDIDREEYLAILGDLIAAKRKSIHAKDEFELNGKLIRFAMSRGFEMDDIRRCVQVEEE
- the pyrE gene encoding orotate phosphoribosyltransferase — encoded protein: MKNLERLFAEKLLKIKAIKLQPANPFTWASGWKSPFYCDNRKTLSYPSLRSFVKFEITRLVLERFGQVDAIAGVATGAIPQGALVADALNLPFVYVRSTPKDHGLENLIEGELRPGMKVVVVEDLISTGGSSLKAVEAIRRDGCEVIGMVAAYTYGFPVAEQAFKDAKVPLVTLTNYEAVLDVALRTGYIEEEDIATLNEWRKDPAHWETGK